From Impatiens glandulifera chromosome 7, dImpGla2.1, whole genome shotgun sequence:
CAAAGGAAAAGTGGCAGTTATGGTGGACGATATGATCGATACTGCTGGTAACCCCTAATTATGTTATTCACCTTCTTTATTTGTACAGCTGTTTTTCATCGTTTGAAAAACTTTATTGTAATATTTCGCAGGCACTATTGCGAAAGGAGCTGAGTTATTGCACCATGAGGGAGCCAGAGAAGTGTATGCGTGTAGCACTCATGCCGTGTTTAGGTAACCCTAGATTTTGCTCATGGTGATGATTTGGTTATTCTTAAAGTTAagttgattattattattattatgatctTGTATGCAGCCCTCCTGCAATAGAGAGATTATCAAGTGGACTGTTTCAAGAAGTGATAATAACAAACACTATTCCGATATCTGAAAAGAACTACTTCCCTCAGCTGACAATCTTGTCTGTGGCGAATCTCTTGGGTGAAACCATATGGCGCGTTCACGATGATTGTTCTGTAGGTTTTCCCTGTGATTAACCAACTAACTCCCTTTTATAGGTGTACATAAACTGATATttgggtttgtttgtttgtttgtatgaCAGGGTGGTTTTGAACCATATTCTAGCTTGGGCATTGATTAAtgaaccaaccaaccaaccctAAGGAAGTTGCagctgatgaagaagaagaggaagtaGCCATGAGAGAAACTTTCTTAAACAACTAGCTAGAGAAAACCTTTTTGTTGTGTggttttattaaaacaaatgatTCTTCATTTTTGTCAAACCACTCCTCCACTATATGCTTCAAATAGAGTATTGTATATCTTAACATACTAATAGAAGAGATTCtaaaattttcaacaataaGCATAAACCAAAAGCATGCAACTTTGATAAGCTCTAAGAAGAACCGCCATCATCATCCACTCTGGTTGGTTGTCGATTGTCGTGGAATTCCCTGTTCATAAATTGGAAGCCCATTATATACCTGTATTCACCTGTACCAAGACATCGCGAACAATAACCGAGTCCACTGCCACGACATTCCCTGCACCTAAGAAGAAGGGGAATGAATTACAAAAGAGAGAATGAATGATTAAAGATAGTACAGTAACTACCTCACCATTTTGGCCATTCACCCATGGGAAGCATTTCTTGCTGAACACAGTTTGTTCTTcctattattatgatatatgatcaaactttattatgttaaaatgttGATATTAGGTTTGGTATGGGGGGAAAGAGAAGGAGATAGACCTCTTCCTCGACAATGGTAGCAATCTATTCTTCCACTCCCCAAGCATATCACACAAGAGGGATCAGGTTTCTTCCTTTGCTCCATTCGAACGTTAGActacaaacaaaacaattaattaattaattctattttccaaaccctaaaccctcaCCCCCACatcaaattcataataaaatctTTCATTGAGTTCATAAGAATCAAAATAGACGAGCGAGCGAGGATAATCTACCTCTGTTCTGACGATCCATGAAGGTTTGGGAACAGAAAGGAGATGCAGCGGCGGCAGATTAGAGTTACGACGGGAGGGAGGAACATCGTTGGATGAATATGAAGAGGAATCTGCTCTTATTGTCATCGTAAAGAGACTTTGCGTTCTCAAATTCACAGCCATCTCCTCTCCTCTTCTGCTGAAGAAGAAAATCCACACAGTCCCCTGTGAaattttgtgtttgataatatatatatgtagttTTAAATCAATTACTTTTGAGAACaactttttcaaatataatataaattaatgattaatgtgttttaaaaaaataaagtcaaataaatactataaaagtttttaaaatatgttataatttctttttttcacTAGATCCAATTGGACATGTGTTCTTAGATATGACAACTAGTGCGGTATATGTCGGGCAGTGAAGTGTTAATTTCtaattcaattttcattttactatttaatttcCCCTACTACAGACTCGGTTTGTATCTTTATTCCTGATCCCTTTTTACCTGATTAAATTTGGA
This genomic window contains:
- the LOC124945716 gene encoding protein BUNDLE SHEATH DEFECTIVE 2, chloroplastic translates to MAVNLRTQSLFTMTIRADSSSYSSNDVPPSRRNSNLPPLHLLSVPKPSWIVRTESNVRMEQRKKPDPSCVICLGSGRIDCYHCRGRGRTNCVQQEMLPMGEWPKWCRECRGSGLGYCSRCLGTGEYRYIMGFQFMNREFHDNRQPTRVDDDGGSS